The DNA sequence TATTTGCGCAGATTAAAATTTCGTCGATAATTGTCATTTTGCTTAAACACCCTTAGTAAGTTAACTAATTCAACTATATTTTAGCTAAAAATGCTAATCATATCACGACCTCATCATATTAAAACTTATAAAGTGCATATATTTCAATGGTTTGCTATTGTGGTTTGCTTTTTGCTCTTAAGAATATGAGTTAGCGTAAATTAACAAGCGCATTGGTTTGTTAACGGCTAAATATTAAAAATAAAGACTGTTCAGTTTGATTATTTAACTCAATGTTCAGTTGACTTCAAAGGGAAAAAAACATGAAAAAATCATTATTAGCTTTATTGGTTGCCGCACCTTTAGCATTAACTTTATCAGGTTGTGTTATTTCAGTTAAAGATGGTGAAATTGATCACAGCTTTATGTCAGATCATGAAGATAGAGCCTATTCAAATCGCAAAAAGATCGCAAAAGTCCAGTTAGGGTCAAGTTTTGCTGATATGCAAGAAACCTTGGGGGTTGCAGATTTTTCAGAAACCTATACTGACGGGGAGCAAACGGTACGAGTGCTATATTATCGCACGCAACGTAAACATAAAGATGGTTTAACAACGAAAGATGAATGTACTTATTTACAGTTTGTTGATGGCTCACTGGTTCAGACAGGCAATGGTGATGAATACAAACGATAATTTAGCCCGTTAGTAAAAAATCAGCCTCGCAAACCCGCGGGGCTGAATTGTTTTACATGATTAATATATAAGCTGAAATTTTATCTCTATAATTAAATTTGACCTGATTTAAATTATGCTGGTAAGGTGCAT is a window from the Litorilituus sediminis genome containing:
- a CDS encoding DUF3192 domain-containing protein — translated: MKKSLLALLVAAPLALTLSGCVISVKDGEIDHSFMSDHEDRAYSNRKKIAKVQLGSSFADMQETLGVADFSETYTDGEQTVRVLYYRTQRKHKDGLTTKDECTYLQFVDGSLVQTGNGDEYKR